Within the Streptosporangium album genome, the region CGCCAGCCCGGAGCACCGGGAAGCGGCCTGGCCATGGTCGATACCCCCGACGAGGTCGAAGACCACGTCCCGGCCGCCTGTGGCGGATGCGGGAAGGAGCTGTCGGCCACCGACAGCGTGGGCTATTCGCGCCGCCAGGTCCGCGACATTCCCCTGGCCACCGTCACGGTGACCGAGCACCGCGCGCATCGGTGCCGATGCGGCGGGTGCGGCCGCCTCACCAGCGCGGACATGCCCGAGACGGTGGCAGTGGTTATGACGACTTGAAACGGCCCCACCTGGGCGGCTTGAGCTGGACCCACCTCGGGCCGGTGGTGTGATCCCAGACCGACATGTCGGCTTGAAATGGCCCCACCTTTAGGGTTGCGGTGACAGGCTCGACCTGCTAGATCACGCGCGCCGCGGCAAGGGGGCTTGGTGGCGCTCACCAAAGTCGAGCTGTTCGACCAGATCCGCCGGGATTCGTGGCGTGAAGGCCTAGGCGTTCGGGCACTGGCCCGCAAGTACGGCGTGCACAGGCGACTGGTCCGCGAAGCACTGACGCAGCCCGAACCAACACCGCGTAAGACACCGAAACGGCGATCTCCGCAGTTGGAGCCGTTCAAGAAGGTAATCGACGAGTGGTTGCGCGCCGACCTGGACGCGCCCCGCAAACAGCGTCACACCGTCAAGCGGATCCACCGCCGACTGCTCGATGAGCAGGATGCGGCCGGGCTGTCGTACTCCACGGTGCGTGACTACCTCGCCAAGCGCAAACCCGAGATCCGCATCGAGGAGGGCCGGGCACCGGCCAAGGTGTTCATCCGCCAGAACCATCCGCCCGGCGAGGAGGCCGAGGTCGACTTCGGCGAGTTGTGGGTGAACCTGGCCGGGGTGCTGACCAAGTGCTACCTGTTCGTCTACCGCATGTCGTATTCCGGCAAGGCCATCCACAAGATCTACGCCACCAGCGGCCAGGAGGCGTTCCTGGAAGGGCACGTGGAGGCATTCACCCGGCTGGGCGGCACCCCGACCCGGCACATCCGCTACGACAACCTGACCGCGGCAGTGACGAAGGTTCTCTTCCGCGGCCGGCTCCGGGTGGAAAACCCCCGCTGGCGGCTGTTTCGCTCGCACTACCGCTGCGAGGCCTTCTACTGCGAGCGCGGCATCGAGGGCGCTCATGAGAAGGGCGGGGTGGAAGGCCAGATCGGCTACTTTCGTCGCAACTACCTGTCGCCGGTGCCGCAAGTGGACAGCCTGGCCGAGCTCAACGCCCGCATCGAGCACTTCGAGCAGCTCGAAGACGGCCGCCGGATCGGAGCACGGCTGCGCACCATCGCCCAGGACTTCGCGATCGAAGCGCCGCTGCTACGCGCGCTGCCTGACGATCATTTCTCTACCGGGCTGCTGCTGACGCCCCGCGTCGACCGCTATGGCCAGATCACCGTGCGCTGCTGCCGCTACTCGGTGCCGATTCATCTGATCGGCCGCACGGTGCGGGTGATGCTGCACGCCTGTGAGGTCATCGTCTACGACCGGCACCGCGAGGTCGCCAGGCATGAACGGCTGACCGGCAAGGGCACCGAAACCATCGTGTTGGATCACTATCTGGAGGCGTTGATGCGCAAACCCGGGGCGTTTGCCGGGTCGGTCGCGCTGGAGGCGGCCCGCATCGGCGGCGCGTTCACCGACGCCCACGACGCCCTGTGGTCAGCGGCCCGGCGCTCGCTGGGCGAACCCGGCGCGACCCGCGCGTTGATCGAGGTGTTGCTGCTGCACCGCACCATGGACGACGCCGACGTCATCGCCGGGATCCGCGCGGCGCTGTCGGTCGGCTCGTTCGCCGCCGACGTGATCGCGGTGGAGGCCCGCAAGGCGGCCGATGCCCGCGGCACCGGCCGTCCCACCCCGGGCATCGCCCGCCTGAGCGGGCCGGCGACGGTCCCGGCCGAAAGCCCCCAGGTGACCAGCCTGACCCGCAAACGCCTGGCCGAGCTTCCCCCCGACACCCGTCCGCTGCCCAGCGTGGATGCCTACGACCAGCTGCTGCGCCGCCCGGCGCCCAACACCTGCCACCAAAGCGACACCCACCACCAGGAGAGCGCGTCATGACCCGCAACCGGGGCATCACCGAACCCGCCGCCGAGGCCGCAATCGACACCGCCTGCCGCGTGCTGCGCCTGCCGGCCATCCGTGACCAGTTCGCCGACTGCGCCGACCGGGCCGAGCGCGAACAGCTCACCTACCGCGGATTTTTGGCCGAGCTTTTCATGGTCGAGTGCGACGAGCGAGATCGCCGCCGCGCCGAACGCCAGCTACGCGCCGCCGCCTTCCCCCGCCCGAAATGGCTCAAGGATTTCGACTACGACGCCAACCCCCACATCGAACCCGCCATCATCAACACCCTGGCGACCTGCGAATGGGTCGGCAAAGGCGCCCCGCTGTGTCTGATCGGCGATTCGGGCACCGGCAAGTCGCACCTGCTGATCGGCCTGGGCTCGGCCGCGGCGATGGCCGGCTTCAAGGTCCGCTACGTGCTGGCCTCCAAACTCGCCAACGAACTCGTCGAGGCCGCCGACGACCGCCAGCTCACCAAGACCATCAACCGCTACGGCCGGGTCGACCTGCTCTGCATCGACGAGCTCGGCTACATGGAACTCGACCGGCGCGGCGCTGAGCTGCTGTTTCAGGTGCTGACCGAACGCGAGGAGAAAAGCAGCGTCGCGATCGCTTCCAACGAGACCTTCTCCAAAGCGCACATGTTCGCGGCAACGTGTGCGAGGTGATGCCTAAGTTGTATAGGTTCAGCCCTCTGCCTTAACGGCGTCAGTGCTAATGAGCTAGTTCCATCCTGTCCTCGCAGGTCGGAGGGGGTGGCCTGGCGGTGTTGAGTGTGCTCTCTCCTGGTAGACGGCTGGGATCATGGGTCTCGATCGTCCGCCGGGGGCAAATGTGGATCTTCCGGCTTTCGTCTGCGCTGCCCGGCCTGGGGTCGTTATCGTCCGTGTCCTGGTGATCTCGCCAGGTAATCGTTGTCTTGTCGGCCGGGGGAAGCCATGTCGTCGCCGCTGCTGGAGCGCATCACCATGCGCCTGGTCGCGCTGGGCACGCACGCCGATCGGTTGCGCGAGCAACTGGCCGAGACCGAAGACGAGATGGACCGGCTGCGTGTGGCCGAGCAGGTGGTCAAGGAACTCCTCGCCGACGATCCCGCCGAGCAGCTCAACGCACCCGGCGAGCCCGGCGGTGAGCCGACGCCGTTCTACCAGGTGATGCTCACCCCAGCCCAGGCAGCAGAGCAGGCCTCCCAGGGGATAGAGCTGCGCCCCATACCCGTACCCGTACCCGCGTCCGTGCCCGTGCCCGGCGGTTTGCTGATCCCGCACCGTCACCACGCTGCCGGCACTGATGAGCTGCCCGCCGACTACCAGGCGCTACTGGCCGCGGTACGCGCCGCCGACGGCCCCCTCATCTGCAAGGCGATCTGCGCCCAGCTCAGCCTTTCCACCGAATCGGGGCAGGTCGAAGGCGTGCGGGCCAAGCTGAACCGGCTGGCCGAGCGGGGCTGGCTGCGCAAGACCCCCAGCGGCGCGTTCGCCCCCTGACCTCGGGCGGCCCACTGCGCCCACTGCCGCTTCCCGCAGCCCCTGGCCAGGCCCTGCCCGGGTGAAACATCCCGAGCGTGTCCCCGGCGGGGGCCTGGCGGCGTGTGACCACAACCAAAACCACGACATCGACAACGTCGAAGGCTTCGACGTCCGCCGAAGACACGCCCTCGCCTGTCTACTCCTGCATGCTGCCGCTGTCCACCCAAACCCTCACCTTCCTGGCCGACCTGCTGCGCGCTCATCTCAAGACCATCGGCTCGCGCTGGCGGAAACTGCCCGCCGGGAAGATCGCCACCATCGTGCTGGCCGTCTTACGCCATGACCAGCGCCTGGCCGACATGGCCGGCGCCAACAACGTCTCGGCCTCCACCGTGCGACGCTGGATGCTGGAGACCGTCGAACTGCTCGCCGCCCGCGCACCCCGCCTGGACCGCGCCCTGAAGAAGATCGCCAAAGCCGGTGGTGAGGTCGTCCTGCTGGATGGCACCCTGATCCGCACCCGCCGCCGCACCGGAGCCGACAACCGCAGGAACTACTCGGGCAAGCACAAGGCCCACGGGCTGCTCGTGGTGGCGCTCACCGACACCCGCGGCAACCTGCTGTGGGTCTCCGCCGTCCGGCCTGGTCGCGCATCGGAGATCACCACCGCCCGGCACAACCGCCTCACCGCCCGCCTGCGCGAGGCCGGGCTGGGCGCTATCGCCGACCTCGGCTTCGTCGGCCTGGACGACGATGACGACAATCCGGTCATCATCACCGGCCGCAAAGCCACCCGCGGCAGGCCCCTCACCCCCGCGCAAAAGCAGGTCAACCGGCTCATCAGCGCCGAACGCGCCCCCGTCGAGCACGGCTTCGCCACGTTGAAGGCCTGGCGCATCCTCACCAAGCTCCGCCTGGACGCCATCCACGTCACCAAGCTGCTCCGCGCGCTGATGGTCCTGGCCATCACCGAACACACCCGCTGACCGATGATCACCCACCATGATCAGTACCCACCACCAGCCAGAGCATGCCCTCAACGGATCACACCAGGCCCCTGACCAGCAACTTCAAGTTGGAACGATCTCAATGAGCTGACTCGTCAGACTGGTGGTCGGCGATCAAGTTGGCCGCGTCTGGAAGTGTTACGACAAAATGTGGCTTCCAGCAGTCCGATTCCTCGGTACCGATCTCGGCTCCGCATCCGGAACAGACGAGGTTGGGACCATCCAGCCCATCGAGGCCGCAGCATCCGTTCAGACGTCGGGGGTTGGGGTGGCGTTCTGCGCCCGTGACATCGTCAGGATGCAGGACGAAGCCGTTGTTCCAGCTGGACGTATAAGTCCCCGCCGCCATCCGGGCCTTGCCCGGAAGGTCATGGCCGGCTGATGGCGGAGCGTCCTCCAGGTTGATCTCAGCGGTGAGACGCCGCTCGCAACGGGCGCAGACGAAGAACGACATGAACGCCATTCTGGAGGTTGACCTATGTGCTGACCAATCGGCGCTCCTCATGCGATGGCGTCAGGCAGCCGTCCGGGATCGATCCGGTCGGCGAGATAGATCATGGCGCTCTCGGCGTCCATGCCGAACGCGGCGGCCACGAGTTTGGGGTCCATCATGTTGACCAGGTCGACCAGACGGGTGCTGCGGAGCATCCGAGGTGAGATGTCGCACGGATCCAGGACGTGGCTGACATAGGCGGTGGACGCTGGGGCGTGTCCGGCCTTGGTGCCTTTGGTGACCATCACGTGGGGGTTGTCGGTGCGCTGAGTCTCGCGGTGTGTCAGGCAGCGTTGCAGAATTGTCCAGCTGACGGGGTCCATCGGCACTGGATGGGGCCGCTGTCCCAGCCGGATCGTTCGGGCGGCGGAATCGATGGCGGTGATCTGCAGGTGGCGGACCTCGTTGCTGGAGGCTCCGTGGAGCAGGGCGAGGATTCCCAGCAGGGCCTCGTGTGGGTGAACCGCCGGATCGGTGGTCCATCGGCGAAACAACACACGCTGCTGGCTCAAAGTGAGGGTCTGGCCGGTGAAGCCCTTCGGCGCCTTGGCCGACAGGCCTCCGGTGGGGGCGACGAGCACGATCTTATGAGCTTTGGCGAAGCGGAAGAACTGCCGAACGATCGTCAGCCGTCGCGCCCGGCCTTTGGGCAGCACGGCCAGGAACGCGTCGATGTCGTGCACGTCGGCCAGGGCCCAGTCCTGCTTGCCCCGCTCGTTGTTCAGGAATCTGGCCAGGTCACGCACGGTCGAGAGCACCGCGTCGATGGTGGTGTCGCTGCGGGGCAGAGTCCCGGCCCTGCGGGCTCGTTCGCGTGAGCGCAGCAGGAAGGCGGCGAAGGACTCCACCGCCGGGCGCAGCGGCGCGGGAGTTGCGTCGATACGGCGCCTGCGTCGTCCCTCGGCCAGCCTTGCTGCCTGATCGACTGGCAGCGCCAGCCCGTGCTCGGTGAAGTAGTTCTCCAGGAGGCGGGCGAGAGATCCCATGGAGCGTCCCGGGCGGCGGGCGCGCTCCAGAAGGGCCTGCGGGTGGTTGAGGTGCTCGTCTTCCAGCAGTCGCCCAAGGCTGCTGATCATGGTGCAAGCGCGTCCGACGCTATAGCGGGCGGCCAGCTGCGCGATGAGGTCGCCGAGCCAAGGCGGCGGCTCGGTCAGGCGGGCGGTGAGGTTGTCGCCGGCGATGAAGGGCCGGTCGGGATGACGTTGCCAGCAGGCGGAGCACAGTCCCAGCCCGGCATGAGGGCGGACCTGGCCGCATCCGGCGCAGGCGCGCGGCGGCTGTTTGGACTGCCGGACGCGCGAGCAGTGGCCGCACCAGCCGGTGTCCTGGCGCAGATAGCCGGGGCGGCCGCAGCGCGGACACGGGAGCTGGTCGGCCTGCCGATCGGCTCGGCGCCGGCAGTCGCGACACAGGGTCGTCTCTTGGGTTCGCACCAGATGCCCGCACCTGGTGCACGCCCGTGAGCAGCGGATGCACACTCCGGTGTCGGCCTGCAAGATGCGCTGTTTGCCGCAGCCCGGGCAGGTGTCCTTCGCCGCCTCCTCGGTCAGTCGGCGCCGGCACCGGCTGCAGTGCTGCCGATCGGGATCGTGAAGGCCGACCGAGCCACCGCAGCCGACGCAGTCTCGTTGCCGTTTGCCCATCGCTCACGTTCGCCTTTCCCCGGTCACACCGGCGGCATCGACCGACCACCAGAGGAGGCGCTCTTCGGCTGGTCGACCGTCGCCCGCGGCGCCGGCGCGGGCCGCTCGACGGGCGTGGTGTCCACCTCGAACAGGTCGTTGGGAGTGCACTCCAGCGCGGTGCACAACGCCGCGAGGGTGGACAGCTTCATCTGGGCGGGTTCCTTGGTGAGCAACACCGATACCGATGCCGCCGACAGCTCCAACCCGGCCTTTTCCGCCAGCAGCCGCCGCAACTGGGCACCGGTCCACACCTCGCGCTGCGCCGCAGCCATCCGCAGCTTCCACCGAATCTTCATGGCGAGGGGTCCTCTCGGGTCAGTTCGCTCAGCGTGCCGGCCACCGCGCGTCGATAGGCGTCCTCGATGAAGGTGGCCGAGGGCCGGACATAGCGCATGGTCGAGCTGACCGTCCAATGCCCGAGCAGCTGCTGGATCGCGACCAGGTCGACGCCGCGTTCGTAGTTGTGCGTCGCGCACGCCCGCCGCAGCGCATGCGGGCTGAACCGCTCGGCGGCCGGGCGGCCCTCCAGTTCCATCAGATAGCGCAGCCGGTTGCGTATCGTTCCCGGATGCAGGCTGCCGCCGGACTCGTCGGCGAACAGCACCGTTGAGTCGGGGAACTTGCCGCGCACATCGTCCAGGAACCAGCGCAGCACCAGGTCCAGGTGGTCGAGCATCGGCACCCAGCGAGGCCGGGGCCCGGAGGTGCGAGCGCCCTTGCCGAAGCGGACATGCAGCTTGCCGAACGGACCCCGGCCGAAGTGCACATCGGCTTGATCCAGCAGAGCGCATTCCTCCGAGCGCAGGCCAGCGTGATACAGCGTTCGAAACAGCGCGTAGTCGCGCGCCGCGGGCGCGTACTTGCGGGCGGAGGCGATCCGAACCTTGAGGAAGTCGAAGAACTCCGTCACCCGCTCCGGGGTCGGCGGCGGCAGTTGGGCCGGGGAATCGTCGCCGACATGGCGGGAGGCGTTGAATTCATCGACCGGGCAGACCAGGCGGACCCCGAAGGCCGCCTCGATCTGGGCTGCCTTACGGGTCTGCAGGAATCGGTGGAACCCTTTGAAGATCTGCACGTAATCGCGGCGGGTGGAGGTTGCTCGGCCCGCCACTGCCAGGTCCCCGACGATTCGGTCGATGTCTTCGGGAGTCACCTCCCAGGCCAGACGCCCCAGGGCGGTCAGGGTCCGCTCCAGCAGGCCGGTGTCGTTGTCGATCGTCACCGGGCTGAACCCGCGGGCTGTCCACGAGGCCACGAAGGCCTCGACGCACTCGGCCTGGAACTGCCACGGGTCCGTGGTGATCGGCTCCTGCGGGACGCCACCGCCCTGGACGATCTGTAATCGCGACCGCACCACCGGCACACCTTCCTCGCACCTAAAGGATTAAGGCAGCACCTAACATAACGTGTCTACGCTTTGACAATCGGTGAAACGAGGAAGAACGAAAGATCCCAGGCACAAGCCGAGATCCCGCAAGACGAACAAGTACGAGCCCCAGATGGCTGGACCAAGACCTTCACCGACCCGCGCCTTTGCGCTGCGATCGTCGACCGGCTCACCTTCGGCGGCACCATCATCGAGACCGGCACCGATTCCTACCGGCTGGCCCATACCAAGGCTCAGCACAACGGCACATCCTGATCTCATCCTGCCCCGCGCATCGAGGCGAGGGCATCGCCCGCCCCGCCCCACCACGCCCGCCGTCGCGCCCGGCGGGCGGGCGATGCCCTCGCGGGGCAGGGGTTCGGGGGCGGCAGCCCCCGAGACCACAGACCGCACGATCATCTCGCCGCCTGCCTGCCTGGGGTGGGGCCATTTCAAGCCGCCATGTTTTCACTCAGTGATCAACAAATGGGTCCAGGTCAAGCCGTCAAATGGGGCCAGCTGAAGCCGTCCTAGCCAGTGGCAGGCGCGCCATCGTCGT harbors:
- a CDS encoding DUF6444 domain-containing protein, whose amino-acid sequence is MPKTPDRRPSYDELAALVVRQMATIEAQRETIAQLEATVERLTARVAELERRQGRNSGNSSLPPSSDTFVRPDKKPTAKSGRKRGRQPGAPGSGLAMVDTPDEVEDHVPAACGGCGKELSATDSVGYSRRQVRDIPLATVTVTEHRAHRCRCGGCGRLTSADMPETVAVVMTT
- the istA gene encoding IS21 family transposase; translation: MALTKVELFDQIRRDSWREGLGVRALARKYGVHRRLVREALTQPEPTPRKTPKRRSPQLEPFKKVIDEWLRADLDAPRKQRHTVKRIHRRLLDEQDAAGLSYSTVRDYLAKRKPEIRIEEGRAPAKVFIRQNHPPGEEAEVDFGELWVNLAGVLTKCYLFVYRMSYSGKAIHKIYATSGQEAFLEGHVEAFTRLGGTPTRHIRYDNLTAAVTKVLFRGRLRVENPRWRLFRSHYRCEAFYCERGIEGAHEKGGVEGQIGYFRRNYLSPVPQVDSLAELNARIEHFEQLEDGRRIGARLRTIAQDFAIEAPLLRALPDDHFSTGLLLTPRVDRYGQITVRCCRYSVPIHLIGRTVRVMLHACEVIVYDRHREVARHERLTGKGTETIVLDHYLEALMRKPGAFAGSVALEAARIGGAFTDAHDALWSAARRSLGEPGATRALIEVLLLHRTMDDADVIAGIRAALSVGSFAADVIAVEARKAADARGTGRPTPGIARLSGPATVPAESPQVTSLTRKRLAELPPDTRPLPSVDAYDQLLRRPAPNTCHQSDTHHQESAS
- a CDS encoding ATP-binding protein; this encodes MTRNRGITEPAAEAAIDTACRVLRLPAIRDQFADCADRAEREQLTYRGFLAELFMVECDERDRRRAERQLRAAAFPRPKWLKDFDYDANPHIEPAIINTLATCEWVGKGAPLCLIGDSGTGKSHLLIGLGSAAAMAGFKVRYVLASKLANELVEAADDRQLTKTINRYGRVDLLCIDELGYMELDRRGAELLFQVLTEREEKSSVAIASNETFSKAHMFAATCAR
- a CDS encoding transposase family protein, yielding MLPLSTQTLTFLADLLRAHLKTIGSRWRKLPAGKIATIVLAVLRHDQRLADMAGANNVSASTVRRWMLETVELLAARAPRLDRALKKIAKAGGEVVLLDGTLIRTRRRTGADNRRNYSGKHKAHGLLVVALTDTRGNLLWVSAVRPGRASEITTARHNRLTARLREAGLGAIADLGFVGLDDDDDNPVIITGRKATRGRPLTPAQKQVNRLISAERAPVEHGFATLKAWRILTKLRLDAIHVTKLLRALMVLAITEHTR
- a CDS encoding tyrosine-type recombinase/integrase — translated: MRTQETTLCRDCRRRADRQADQLPCPRCGRPGYLRQDTGWCGHCSRVRQSKQPPRACAGCGQVRPHAGLGLCSACWQRHPDRPFIAGDNLTARLTEPPPWLGDLIAQLAARYSVGRACTMISSLGRLLEDEHLNHPQALLERARRPGRSMGSLARLLENYFTEHGLALPVDQAARLAEGRRRRRIDATPAPLRPAVESFAAFLLRSRERARRAGTLPRSDTTIDAVLSTVRDLARFLNNERGKQDWALADVHDIDAFLAVLPKGRARRLTIVRQFFRFAKAHKIVLVAPTGGLSAKAPKGFTGQTLTLSQQRVLFRRWTTDPAVHPHEALLGILALLHGASSNEVRHLQITAIDSAARTIRLGQRPHPVPMDPVSWTILQRCLTHRETQRTDNPHVMVTKGTKAGHAPASTAYVSHVLDPCDISPRMLRSTRLVDLVNMMDPKLVAAAFGMDAESAMIYLADRIDPGRLPDAIA
- a CDS encoding helix-turn-helix domain-containing protein; its protein translation is MKIRWKLRMAAAQREVWTGAQLRRLLAEKAGLELSAASVSVLLTKEPAQMKLSTLAALCTALECTPNDLFEVDTTPVERPAPAPRATVDQPKSASSGGRSMPPV
- a CDS encoding tyrosine-type recombinase/integrase encodes the protein MRSRLQIVQGGGVPQEPITTDPWQFQAECVEAFVASWTARGFSPVTIDNDTGLLERTLTALGRLAWEVTPEDIDRIVGDLAVAGRATSTRRDYVQIFKGFHRFLQTRKAAQIEAAFGVRLVCPVDEFNASRHVGDDSPAQLPPPTPERVTEFFDFLKVRIASARKYAPAARDYALFRTLYHAGLRSEECALLDQADVHFGRGPFGKLHVRFGKGARTSGPRPRWVPMLDHLDLVLRWFLDDVRGKFPDSTVLFADESGGSLHPGTIRNRLRYLMELEGRPAAERFSPHALRRACATHNYERGVDLVAIQQLLGHWTVSSTMRYVRPSATFIEDAYRRAVAGTLSELTREDPSP